From one Notolabrus celidotus isolate fNotCel1 chromosome 2, fNotCel1.pri, whole genome shotgun sequence genomic stretch:
- the tm4sf4 gene encoding transmembrane 4 L6 family member 4 — protein MCSGGFAKCLGITLMPLCIVSVLCNILLFFPGGESVDIEHITEQVLYFGGILGSGVLMIFPALVFLGLKNNDCCGCCGNESCGRRFAMLSSILFAAVGVMGAGYSVIVSSLAIDQGPLCKVLNGTDTFKWDTPFSNGDYLSNTTLWEECKGPGNIVSWHLSLFSVLLVIGLIQMALCAVQVVNGLLGALCGDCCGCCGGSDGAV, from the exons ATGTGTTCAGGCGGCTTTGCCAAATGTCTGGGGATCACTCTGATGCCTCTGTGCATCGTGAGTGTGCTGTGTAACATCCTGCTCTTCTTCCCCGGCGGAGAATCTGTGGACAttgaacacatcacagagcAGGTCTTGTACTTTGGAGGCATTCTGGGATCTGGAGTGCTG ATGATCTTCCCAGCTCTGGTCTTCCTGGGTCTGAAGAACAATGACTGCTGCGGTTGCTGTGGCAATGAAAGCTGTGGGCGGAGATTTGCG atgcTGAGTTCTATTCTGTTTGCAGCTGTGGGTGTGATGGGCGCTGGTTACTCAGTTATAGTTTCTTCTCTGGCCATAGACCAAGGACCTCTGTGTAAGGTTTTGAATGGCACCGACACGTTCAAGTGGGACACGCCCTTCTCCAATGG TGACTACctgagcaacacaactctgTGGGAGGAGTGTAAAGGGCCAGGCAACATCGTGTCCTGGCATCTCTCCCTGTTCTCTGTGCTGCTGGTCATAGGTTTGATCCAGATGGCGCTGTGTGCTGTGCAGGTGGTGAACGGCCTGCTGGGAGCTCTCTGTGGGGACTGCTGTGGATGCTGTGGAGGG agtGATGGAGCTGTCTAA
- the LOC117830697 gene encoding transmembrane protein 69-like: protein MFSVVLRRSTLTAQKVWQYAGPPQRCFTSVLTGAHKGGSISRQTCWASKAKPLFSDYNDGRGKCPEDWSLRGTELLRGAQNITASYFTRSQHFHSSAVRLKKRPQPEAPPRELDLLRYDMKDLWKSPKPALFLGFAGLIPFVTPTLFMAVTESFSPELAYAQLAYGASIVSFLGGARWGFALPDSSPAKPDWINLANSVVPSLLAWVTMLMSDNVISAGTMVIMALGVSLHYDLSLLPTYPSWFKALRAVLTFVAFFSLLGTLVINGIYPEKNIFKDEIL from the exons ATGTTCTCTGTTGTTCTTAGAAGAAGCACGTTAACGGCCCAAAAG GTGTGGCAATATGCAGGTCCTCCTCAAAGATGCTTCACATCAGTCCTCACTGGAGCTCACAAAGGTGGATCCATCTCCAGGCAGACCTGCTGGGCCTCAAAAGCAAAGCCATTGTTTTCAGACTATAATGACGGACGAGGAAAATGTCCTGAAGATTGGAGTCTGAGGGGGACTGAGCTCCTCAGAGGGGCTCAAAATATTACTGCGTCATATTTCACAAGGAGCCAACATTTCCACTCCTCTGCTGTGAGGCTGAAGAAGCGACCACAGCCCGAAGCTCCTCCAAGGGAGCTGGACCTGCTGCGCTATGACATGAAGGACTTGTGGAAGAGTCCCAAACCCGCCCTGTTTCTTGGATTTGCAGGGCTGATTCCTTTCGTCACCCCGACTCTGTTCATGGCTGTAACTGAGAGCTTCTCTCCTGAGCTTGCCTATGCTCAGTTAGCATACGGTGCCTCTATTGTTTCCTTTCTCGGTGGAGCTCGATGGGGGTTTGCTCTTCCTGATAGCAGTCCAGCCAAACCTGACTGGATTAACCTGGCTAACAGCGTGGTTCCTTCCCTGTTAGCATGGGTGACCATGCTGATGAGCGACAATGTTATTTCTGCAGGAACCATGGTTATCATGGCACTGGGAGTGTCCCTACACTATGATCTGTCTCTACTACCCACTTACCCTAGCTGGTTCAAAGCCTTGCGTGCCGTCCTGACCTTTGTggcatttttttctcttcttggcACTCTCGTAATAAATGGAATATATCCCGAAAAGAATATATTCAAAGATGAGATATTATAA